The DNA window CTTCACGGTGGTGGACCAGCTCTCGCAGACGACGCGGAGGACTCGCTCTCCGGCCCCGGTGAAGGTGAGCGCCGCACCTGCCGTTGGGGGCACAGCGAAGGTGACGAGCCCCGAGGAGGAGAGCACGTAGTCCGCCCCGGCGACGAGCGGAGCCCCGTCCAGGTAGAGGACGGGTGGTGCGCCCCGCCCCGTCGCCGGCACGAGCTCCGCAGCGCCGGGCGCGAGCGGCCGCTCGAGCAGGAACTGCGTGCGCGCCCCATCCCCCGTGCCGAAGCGGAACCCCGTGACAGCCCACGCGCTCGTGGGCGCGACGAACTCGAAGGGCAGCGTTCCTCGGTGGGCGAGGAGGAACGCATCAATGGCGTCCGCCTCCGCCTTCCTCCGAGTGTTGAACTGGAGCGCCCAGCGCTGGAGGGTGGCACGCAGACCGTCCTCCGCACGCTGGGCGTACCCGTCACCGAACTGGGCCTTCAGGATGCGTGGCTGTGCCTGCTGCTGCGCGCCGTAGT is part of the Myxococcus guangdongensis genome and encodes:
- a CDS encoding phage tail protein — protein: MERFPFTPDYGAQQQAQPRILKAQFGDGYAQRAEDGLRATLQRWALQFNTRRKAEADAIDAFLLAHRGTLPFEFVAPTSAWAVTGFRFGTGDGARTQFLLERPLAPGAAELVPATGRGAPPVLYLDGAPLVAGADYVLSSSGLVTFAVPPTAGAALTFTGAGERVLRVVCESWSTTVKGFNAHDVSAEFHEVAG